One region of Elusimicrobiota bacterium genomic DNA includes:
- a CDS encoding aldolase catalytic domain-containing protein encodes MVKGKYKETKGSLITYRPDIKIIDCTVRDGGLMNSHQFDDDFVKRIYNTCIEAGANYMEFGYKASKKMFAKDKFGAWKFCDEEDIRRIIGDKKSQLKICAMADAERTDYHTDILPKQKSVLDCIRVATYINQIPTALDMVKDAHDKGYETTVNLMAVSVVPESELFEALELFAKSPVDVVYIVDSFGAYYPEQIRGLMGHFNKILKGSGKEIGIHTHNNQQLAFANTIEALIWGASRVDSTINGFGRGAGNCSLEILLGFLKNPAYDLRPVLKCIEDLFVPLRENIDWGYSIPYMITGQLNEHPRSAMELRDGENKDKYLDFYDKMLE; translated from the coding sequence ATGGTAAAAGGAAAATACAAGGAAACAAAAGGATCGCTGATTACCTATCGGCCGGATATCAAAATTATTGATTGTACCGTCCGTGACGGCGGATTGATGAACAGTCATCAGTTTGATGATGATTTTGTTAAACGAATTTACAATACTTGCATTGAAGCCGGCGCTAATTATATGGAGTTTGGATATAAAGCGTCAAAAAAGATGTTTGCAAAAGACAAATTCGGTGCATGGAAATTCTGCGATGAAGAAGATATCAGGCGCATTATTGGTGACAAAAAATCACAGCTTAAAATCTGCGCTATGGCGGATGCTGAAAGAACTGACTACCATACGGATATTTTGCCGAAACAAAAAAGCGTTTTGGACTGTATTAGAGTTGCTACTTATATAAATCAAATACCGACCGCACTAGATATGGTAAAAGATGCCCACGATAAAGGATATGAAACAACGGTTAACTTGATGGCAGTCTCAGTGGTTCCGGAAAGCGAACTTTTTGAAGCGCTGGAACTATTTGCCAAGAGTCCTGTAGATGTTGTTTATATTGTTGACAGCTTTGGCGCATATTATCCTGAGCAGATTCGGGGATTAATGGGCCATTTCAATAAAATTTTAAAAGGTAGCGGAAAAGAGATAGGAATACATACGCACAATAATCAGCAGCTGGCTTTCGCAAATACTATTGAAGCGTTAATATGGGGTGCCAGCCGGGTTGATTCAACTATAAATGGATTCGGGCGCGGAGCAGGTAACTGTTCCCTTGAAATTTTATTAGGATTTCTTAAAAATCCCGCATATGATCTTAGACCGGTACTAAAATGTATAGAAGACCTTTTTGTTCCTCTGCGTGAAAATATTGATTGGGGATACAGCATACCTTACATGATAACCGGACAATTAAATGAACATCCCAGATCGGCTATGGAACTCAGAGATGGTGAAAATAAAGATAAGTATCTGGATTTTTACGATAAGATGTTAGAGTAG